A segment of the Superficieibacter sp. HKU1 genome:
TTACGCTGACGCGCGCGCCAGCTTAGTGATAACGCCATTTTCTCCTCCTCAGAGTTTCACGCCCGCACGCTGCAAATCGGCCACCGTGCCAGCCTGCGCTTTACCCATCGCCTCTTTGGCAGACAACTGCCCGGAAACAATAAGCGCAATCGCCTTATTCAGCTGTTGATCCACCTGCGGGTAAAACTCTACGGTACGATATTTCATGTAGCCGCCCTGTCCTGCCCGGTCGATCGCATCAATGGATAACTGCGCCAGATCCACGCCGTTAATCACCTGCTTACTGCGAAAGGCCTGCGAGTCAATGTCGCTGCGACGGGTCGGCGAGCCGTACCCTGCCGCCAGCGCGCGGGAAGTCATCTGTTTTGACAATGACCACTGAATAAAGGCCCACGCGGCTTCTTTGTTTTTCGAACCAACCGGGATCCCCAGCGCGTGCGTTGCCATACCGGGGAACCATCCTTTCGGTCCGTTGACCATCGGGCCGAAATGCGAGGTTTTAACCGTGCGCGAACTTTGCGCATTACCCAACTGCGCCAGATAAGTCTGACTGGCGTCGGAAAAGTTGACGCGCCCCTGCTTCAGCGCCTGTAGCGACTGGTCGGCCGTGTAGGTGATACCGCCATTAGGTCCGAAATCACGAATAAGCCGGGAAAAATACTCTGCCGCTTCGATGGCTTCTGACGTATCCAGCGTGGGGAAAAGATCGTCCGGCGGTGCGCGGAATACGTTGCCGCCAAACGCCTGCAGATAAGGGATAAACGTCCAGCCGTAGTGGTTATCCGTCACGTACCCGGCCACGCGCTCTTTTTTATTCACCGCCTGTAAAACCTTTACCAGTTCATCAGTGGTTTTCGGAAATTCCAGTCCTGCCTGCTGGATCAGATCGTAGCGCGATGCCCCCGCCAGCATCGCTTCTACAACATAAGGAATGCCGTACAGTTTACCGTCACGCCCGGTTTCTGCGGCAAGCGTGGCGGGCAGAAAATCCTGTAATCCCCAGTCCTGCGGGGTCAGGTTTGGATTCGTGATAAAGTCATTCAGCGGCGTCAGCCAGCCAGCGTTGATCCAGCGGCTGGTATAAATAAAGGTGACGTTCACCACGTCATACGCTGAGCCGCGAGTAGACAGCTCCAGATCGGCACGCTGGTTGTACACCGGGAATGCCGGCGTATCCAGTTGCACCTTTGCGCCGGTCAGCGCTTCAAACTCCGGTAGCCATTGGCGAATTAGCTGCGGCCAGGCGGTACTGAAGGTAGAGACATTCAGCGTGACGCCCTCATATTTTCGCGCCGTGTTTGCACCGCGCGCGATGGCGGGCACCATGCTGTACACGCCGAACGCTGCCATTGCTTTTAACAGATCACGACGCTGCATATTTCACATCCGTAGTTGGGTTAACCGGAGATCCTTCATTGACGGCATCCTGGGGACGGGCCACCGTGCGGCTGCGGCTGCCGTCAATGCCCGTTGCGGGCTCGCCCTCCACCGTCACCCGGCGTACCACGCGAGGCTGCGTTCCATAATCATTTACAGCGTAATGTTGCGTGCTACGGTTATCCCAGATCACCACGTCATCCTGCTGCCACTGCCAGCGGACGGTATTTTCCAGACGAATAATACGATTCTGCAATAAATCAAAAAGCTGTGCCGATTCGCGG
Coding sequences within it:
- a CDS encoding extracellular solute-binding protein encodes the protein MQRRDLLKAMAAFGVYSMVPAIARGANTARKYEGVTLNVSTFSTAWPQLIRQWLPEFEALTGAKVQLDTPAFPVYNQRADLELSTRGSAYDVVNVTFIYTSRWINAGWLTPLNDFITNPNLTPQDWGLQDFLPATLAAETGRDGKLYGIPYVVEAMLAGASRYDLIQQAGLEFPKTTDELVKVLQAVNKKERVAGYVTDNHYGWTFIPYLQAFGGNVFRAPPDDLFPTLDTSEAIEAAEYFSRLIRDFGPNGGITYTADQSLQALKQGRVNFSDASQTYLAQLGNAQSSRTVKTSHFGPMVNGPKGWFPGMATHALGIPVGSKNKEAAWAFIQWSLSKQMTSRALAAGYGSPTRRSDIDSQAFRSKQVINGVDLAQLSIDAIDRAGQGGYMKYRTVEFYPQVDQQLNKAIALIVSGQLSAKEAMGKAQAGTVADLQRAGVKL